Genomic window (Daucus carota subsp. sativus chromosome 5, DH1 v3.0, whole genome shotgun sequence):
AAGGTGGGCTTGGATGAAATAAGGGTTTGAGATGATTGATTTCCATGATTTGCATACTGATGTGCATCGGAGGAGTGAAAGTACAGGAAGCCATGAGAGAATTTCGAAGATCAAGTCTTCTGCTAGTTGATTAATGGATGCCATTTTAGTGTTTGAATTGGTTGTAAAGTCGCAAGTAGCCAAGTATAACAGTACTGCTCGTATAAACCCTAAATCCCAATTGTATTTCTTTATTCAGTGAGTAAGTTACACAGTGCAACTGTTTATACATACCACCTCAAAACCCGTGCACcgctttttattaattttataaatttttacttttaatatatttaaaatgttgaaaaaaattagttatcaataataaatcataatttttatttaaatgaacataaaatatgaaattacatTTTTCTAAGTCAGAACTACTTATGTTGTACTAAGCTATTGTCTGGTCACATCTTGTCTTTTATCTTTGACTCTTGTTTAGCATCATTGTTGTATTGTTCGCAATTTCTTTTATTCCGATCAGTCATTTGTTGATCTTCTTCTGTATATTTGATCTATTGTTAATATAATCgtatgcttttttttttattgctctaacacattcatattttgatagtaataaaattttatataataatttttataaagatGAGAGGAAAAGTTGATAAGCGGAATGGTTTATGTTCAAGATCTTGACtattatttgaaagattttgatGTTGTAGTGGAAGTTGAAGATTCtgctatatataatattttgggttgatttgtatttgtatagaagggttttatatataatatactcttTTGTCGTCACGGTATATTCACGTCTTTCTCTTAATTTATttaactagcttatagcccgttcAAGGCACGagaactttttaattatttataaactttttaaatatattgtaagtggtgtgaaagaatttaatttataaataataaattaaaattttcattaataaaatttgaaattatgatttgtttgtaagtcagaactattgtaaaaatatataggttctccttgtttctgtaaaaaaaactgACTACAaatgttggatcatccgacgATGCGGTATAAAATACACCGTCACActcattaatggcttcaaataaactattgtaatcaagccattatttttctcttatgtatcatgccaaagtattatattttttctatcaaattttaatatatattgagaagaATATGTGACATCAATTTcgattagattatatttataaatgtattttatataagaattattataatatgatttaaatttggcttactaattttaaaatatatttgataaaaataattttgtgacagtgcgatttatatgattctacaattaaaactggtaggaaatatttattttgaattaaaatatccggcttattaattttaaaatatattagataaaaataattttgtgatggtaatttatatgattctataatTAAAGCTGAtaggaaatatttatcttggattaaaaaaaatcataaacatgtgaaagacagaatttgttttggattcagaaaaggaattataaacatgcatatcagttgctttataaaaatagaagttaatattgttctaatctaacggtacctatttgttcaatatacgatccaacggataagcttttggaccatgtgaccatgcgaccaaattatctcccttacgcttattatatataagtatataatttgtaTGTATTCGTATGACAGGGTTTTATATATGTGACTCAaacttctattagattatatcTATAAATGTGTTTATATTAGAAATATGACATCtgatgtaatttatttgtttttataaaatttatatggttttagaattaaaattggtagtcgtattttgtattaaattaagaaaaataatcataaaCATAAACATGCTAGCACATGCACTTGTCACGTCTCGACTTCCATCTATAATCACACTTATCAACACATTCTTTCTTTGTGAGTTTTTCTAGACCAAtatctttttactttttttccGGCTTAGCCAAGTTAATCTTTGTTGAGTTCTAGTTAGTATTGCTTGGTATTTAATCCATCTGGTTGTTCGAGCACCAACGGTCTTTACAAGTTGGATTTATAGTTATGTTACTGGTAGCATATTCTTAATTAGTTACCATTTCCTATATTCCATGCATTTAAACAGTGGAGGTTGGTAAAAAACGTGAGTTAGTAATTGAAGCATAAAACAATGACAAGATTGGGAATGAAATTAGCTTTTAAAACGAGAGATTCTTTGCAAGAATAATTCCCAGAAACAAGCTTAAGCAGTTATTTGTAAATTACTTCCGCTTTCAATTCTGATCGTATGAATGTATAGAAAAATTCATGTTCGTTTTGAAGATAATGGTTTTCAAGATGTTGCGGCGAAAGTGCACGATGAATTGGTTTTCCAGCTTCCTACAAATTATTCATTTGACCTATAGCATATATTTaaagttttgataattttagCAAACCGTTAGTATAAAATTGTAATTGAATGACTTATTATAGATATTTATAAGACGACATAAGTTGATGAATATGTTTGTAATTAGGATGATATTTTACAATGGTTAATGGCTTACACTTTTTTATGTGAATAAATATGAATTCAggatgatattttaaaaaatattgtatttttacATTTAATTGGGTGTGATCATTTAGATTGTGATACACATTAGTTGTAAACGAGAGTCTACGTTTGTATATGGATATTGGTAAAATGGGATGAACTTAGAAAAAATATCATTAGTATTGCTGGACAAACAAAAACTTACAATTGAATACTACAAATAAATTGGTGAATGAATATTTCATTGCCGGTTAtgggattttataaaatttacgaAAGTTACTACACTTGTCAATTAATCATCCCTATCATGTCTTTCATATCATGTCGTGTTCTTATGCAGTGAGTTCCGTCATAAGTAATTAGGGTAGTCCACTAGTTAAAAAATACAATGAATATTTGGTCATCACTTATtcatttattgttgaaaataatattacatttcttttctttcgaatttaaatatatagaaaaattaGGCTCCACCGTCAAAAATACGACAGAAATTTTTGTGGCAGagtaattgttttattttattaccaACGGAACCTCTTGTACTAATTCACaacataattttgaatttatgcCCGATATTTAAATAAAGGGCGGAgcgaaaagaaaagaaagaactaTCTTAATTAACCCGATTACATAGATTTAGTGTTAGATATCCGTTGTAAATAGCCTCAAGTTGGTATTGCATGGTATTTGATCCATCTGGTTGTTTTAGCAGCAACAATAGTcttaacaattttaatttaaaaattaagttactgGCTATAATCTTAGTTACTGGATTAAGTTACTGGCTGTAATCTTATTTACTGGTATTGCATCTGACACTTGCATTTTTTTCTTAGTTTACCTCTACTACAAATTATATAGTgctaaaaatcattaataaaatatgtcaGCTTTTACGAAACACACTATCTCATATCTACCTACAAACAACTTAAAATCGTTAATaagatatgtttatatttatgaaaGAGTTGGTCTCATATCTACCAACAGGCTACAACTTAAAATTGTTAAGAAATTATGCTTATATGTATGAACCGTAAAGAGACCTTAAAAGGATGATTTTCACTAACCATAATAACTTAATTGACTAGCTATCTAACTATTTTAGTCAAATACCAATAAAAACCCATTAAAAGTCCCCGGAGTAAAAATCCATAAGGCCGGAGGCCAACATAAAATTCATGTAATAACTTGACATCTTACACCAGTACAACAAGACCAATAAATATACACAGAAATGCCGGAGGCCGACATCAAATCCATATATCTTAACATCTTACAGCAGTACAACAAGATCAATACCAATAGTCGCGTAAAACAAGTAAAACACCAGCTACTTAAATAACAACCTGTTGTTGCATCTTCCAAACTCTAAATTCCCTCCTTGCCAAAAGCAGACAGCACAGCTGGAGTAACTGCAAAGCAATATGCAGTAAGTCTTTCAGATTTCTACCAATTTAGAAGGATCATATTAGATGGATTAGTGTTTATTCCTAGACTCACTTCCCAACTTGACCAAGACAAAAACAAAGAAAGTGAATCAAATTTAAGAGAGGAATAAACAGCGAAACAATCTAAAGTTAATTAAAGATtaagataattttaattaagaaaagaaaaagagatacAACATAGTGCTGCATATTGCTGCATTTTACTTGCTATGTTTGAAATTTTACCGGAACACCGTTAAAGCTTCCTAATTAAAGTTCTCAGTCTCTGAAATTATCTTCAGGAGAATTTTTTCAGAAATAGTTGTGCCTAATGTGGCTCAACCAAAATCAGAGAAGTGCTCTGAAGATTAAGCCCAAATTTTTGTGCCCCTTTAAGAGGatcaaattatttgaattttcgaTCCATATATTAATCCATCAGGTAGAAAAATGAACCATAAACATCAAACCGCTAGCAAAGCACATTAATTAGTATATCTAAGCAAAAATCACATGCAATGTACATGAAAATTTAAGAAACTTGGAAACCTAAGACACATAATTATTAGCATTTAGAAGTTGCATTAAACAACTTACCATATAGTTACCCTTGTAGTTCAAAGCCTTTAAGTGACAGAAGGCTCCCTCGGAATTGAACTACTGGCATATATATTCTGAATTGATCAACAAATGTTCCTTTCTTCATATCATAAAAGAAGCATGCATGAGAGTGATCTCGTGCAACAATTAAACTTTCCATCGCCCAGATAAATAAGAACATAAGCTATCCTTTTAGCGGGCTCTATATTAAACTTTTCAGTCCACCAGAGGTTTCCATCAACCTCATCCAACGCCCACAGAGTCAGCACGGATGCCCTCTCCCCTGATCTCAGGATCAAAGCAATTGAACCTTCAAAATCCAAGACCTCTGATATTATTTCACCAGAGGCAGGATACTTATGCATTCTAAACACCTCATCTTGCAAATCAAACGACAGAATTCCATCCGTACCAGGGAGACACAATACCCTACTATCAACACAAACACATTCTGAGATAGGATCAAACTTGAAACCTTGCATTTCTTTAGGAACCTGAATCGGTTTCCAGGAATTCGCATTAAAGGAGTACAACTCCGCCACCATTCCCTCTTTCTTTTCACCATTATCCAAAAGGTCACTAAGTCTACCAAACACAACCCTAAGAATCTTATAATCACTGCTCAGAGGATCAAAACCAAATCCAATTTTATTTACGACCCCAAGACGCGCGTAATGAGCCAGGGGAAGTAACTTATCCATCCTCATCAATGGATTCCAAATGtataagaaaacaaaaaatatatcaccAAGAATAACAAGACCATTACAAGAACGAATAAGCAGCTGCGCCCGAACATCAGATAT
Coding sequences:
- the LOC108221129 gene encoding putative F-box protein At3g17490 → MASMNHLAEDLIFQILSWLPVLSLLRCKSVCKSWKSIISNPKFIQAHLAISQKKQHPFSTLRVVSRSDESQDLFMDTLGENSVKLSLPRYISDVRAQLLIRSCNGLVILGDIFFVFLYIWNPLMRMDKLLPLAHYARLGVVNKIGFGFDPLSSDYKILRVVFGRLSDLLDNGEKKEGMVAELYSFNANSWKPIQVPKEMQGFKFDPISECVCVDSRVLCLPGTDGILSFDLQDEVFRMHKYPASGEIISEVLDFEGSIALILRSGERASVLTLWALDEVDGNLWWTEKFNIEPAKRIAYVLIYLGDGKFNCCTRSLSCMLLL